The Coffea arabica cultivar ET-39 chromosome 9c, Coffea Arabica ET-39 HiFi, whole genome shotgun sequence nucleotide sequence TTTATAATATATGTGAGTCTAGATCATGCATGTTAactgtttgaaaaaatgccaaaatagAAAATCGaattaaattgctttttttgttaatttaacGTCATAGTTGTATTGTAGAAATCATAAGGGTTGTTTGGTGtagtttttgtgaattttagtgTTGATTTAGgtgttttttaaaaataaaatcgcAGCTGTAAATTCACATTTCGAGcacttttttgtcatttttttgcAAAAGACATTAGCATCAAAGATATTCACATTTAACCTCTTACAGCCAGCCATTAAcaacagcaaaaaaaaaaaaaaaatcaaaaccaaaaccaaaacttgtctagcaaataataataataataatgaaccACCTTCAGATTTTTTACCTGCAACGTATAATTGAAACTTTCCAAGCATTAAGAGAAAAAAGGACGGCAACAAATCCTAATCCAaaacttatatattttttttgctagacaagttttgatttttaaatttttttgtgcTGTTATTAATGGCTTGCTGTAAGAGGTTAAATGTGAATATCTTTGATGCTAGTGTCTTTTACAATATGATGCAGCCAAGCTGGTAACAAGAAAGATGGAGTTGAGTCAGAAACTGCATTCAGAAGAGCTTTGGCAATTGACTTGTTCCAAGGTTTATTCTTAAATATCTGTTGCACGTGATTCTTGCTTCATTTGTCTAATTATCTAGCAAAGAATTGAACTAATAGCCGAGGAGTCATTAGTCTTGTTAATTTACGTTTGGTCTCCATGATATGAATTAGAGGAAAGAATCCGTGCTCTTGAAAGTTTCACGGCTTTAAATTGTATGTTTTTTGTTGCCCGAATGGTGTTATATACTCGTCAGCTTCCGTAAATTGCTGCTATATGACGGCttgtatacatgtatatataagGTAAGCATTCAGGTTAATAAAGGttaattttccaacaataaatTGTAGCCTTTTTGATAGTAAGACTTCTGAGGATGTTCAGGTCACTGTTTTCTTATTTTACATTAACTAGAAAGCTTCTTCATTCTTGTTTCATATTACTGTCTTGTGTTGCTAAGCTTGATTGCTGTTTGGGCTACTTGCCTCATCTAAGATTTCGTGATAGAGTGTACAAGTTTGTAAATGGTTGAACTTGTACTTTATCCtgcattatttttcaatgaatgcTTTCTATGATCAAACGACAAAGATCCATCAATTTCACATGGTTAGTTTTATGGTCATTAGCTTAAAGTTAACAATATACCAGTGAAACAGAGTTGCACTAAACCACTTTAAACTTAATTCTTTGCGTCACTTTGAATTGCCAACAAACTCAATTACTGTAAGTCAATAACCATATTAGTGGTTCATTTTATTtaagtaatatatatatatatatatatatatatattttacttgtttttttgGTGCTTGGCTCTATATAACTAACGCTATGGATATATGACTGTTTGCTAAGtactccatttttcttcatgcTTCTACTCATTCTGCACCATATGAAAGGGGCCTTTACCCTTTAGATTACCAATTGAGATGCTGAAATAGAAcctataaagaaaagaaagaaagtcaATGCACCATATGAATCTATAAAAATTACCATAGATATGCATGCggatctctttttttttatttatgtttGGTATTGTTTACCAAATGTATCAGTGCAAACTACACAATGAGAAGCTGGTAATTAAGAATGTGAAGCTGCACTACTGCATAGTGCATTAGTATAGCTTATCTTGTCACAAATCCTTGTTTAAATTTAAAGAAAGGGTATCTTGATATTGGATGCGAAGTGGTCAACTGAAACTAACCTTATGGATCTAATGGTGTCTTGCTACTCTATCAATCTCAACATAATGTTATGCTTTTTTTGGTCAAAGGGAACAAAGTGCTTATTATGAAAGATTGAGGGTATGAGTAATTGTTGGACTATCAGTTAAAGGGTTAAATGTAGTTAAGCTTTATTTGTGTATAGAATTAGACATGAAAAAGAATTGTTGTCTAGGTAGAAATTGCAGTAGTATTGAGTCTAGTTGTGTGCAGTCTTGCTTCACAAATCCCTATATTACATGATCCTTACATCTGTTTGAAACAACTGGTCATACTTGTTCAACTCCATTCTTTTGTTGTCAATTGTGAGCTCAGCTAAAATTTTCTGATCATCCTCTAGTATTTGTTTAGCTCTCATAACCGATATGCTATTATCTAGCCACAATTAAATATGCTCAATAATAGCTCGATTTGAATAGGACTTGTGAACTGCTGATGGTGAGAATATAGGATTACCTTTTGCAGGTAGAGTTTTATAATTAAAGAtggaaatcaggaccataaaaGGAAGCTCTTCTCCACACCGACCTAAATGGAGGAAAATTGCTTATGGAGGGATGCAACCTGGGTTTGAGGACAATCACACTGATGAGTCCTTTTTAGAAGATATGATCATGAATGCTAATGTTGTCAGAAGGAACTTCTTAAGGGTGATGCTAGATTCAGTTTCCATCTCGGAGTATCTGTGCATTGTTGCTCTTGTGGTCTTGGTTTGGACCTATACACTTAGATCTACATTTGCTGAAGATTCTCTTTTGCTTCTTGACGTTAGCCTTCTTGGTTTAGGTTTCTTCATTCTTCTGTTGACTGCAGAAATGCTATCTTTTAATCTTCTTCTTAGTTATTTACTTAAGATATCCTTCTTTATAACAGGTTTATATCTTTTGTCTCCTATTTACCAAACCCTCACCCGCTCTATTAGTTCAGATTCCATATGGGCTCTAACAGCTGCACTTATCATTCTTCATCTCTTCCTCCATGACTACTCAGGACCCACAGTAAAAGCTCCAGGGACTGTGGAAAATCCCACCTTTACAAGCAACATCTCTTTAAATGCTTCTATTGTGGCGTCTCTCTTGATTGCTTCACGCCTTCCATCAAGACTTCACGTCTTTGCCATTGTGCTCTTCTCCTTGCAAGTTTTTTTGTTTGCTCCACTAGTCACATATTGCGTAAGGAAGTATTCTTTCCGCTTacatctctttctttcctttagtTTAATGTGTCTGACATTGTTTTTTATTCATAGTTTGCACAGGTTGCTTTTTGTGCTATTCTTTGTCATTTTGGCTTTCGTTAATGTGGTCTGTCCTTATTGGCTGATTAGAATTCAGAAGTACAAATTTGAGATCAATGGTCCTTGGGATGAAGCTAAACTTTGCTTTAACATTACAGAATAACAATTTTTTGTAACTTTTGAGGATGTTTTGAGAATGATGAATCCTGAAGATCAATTGTAATGTCTTTTGTTGATTGTGGTAATTTAAATTCTCTTTATGTGGCTCATTGTAAACAGGCTTCTGATGCCTGAATTTAAGGTTGTTGGGAAATGTTGGCAAAAAAATCATTCTAGACGCATGCTTATATTTGGTGCTGATCTTTACATTACCAGAGATGGTATGGACTGGTTTATTTCCAATGAGAAGATAAAAGGCTATAAGGCCTCATCATAGATTAGTGTACTAAAATCGCTATTAATTTTGATGAGACAGCTATTCCCGTAGTTGGTTTTGCTCTACTTTTTAAGTGATTTGCTAAATTTGGTTAGCTATTAAAGTGAAGAATTATGGTTTGCTGTGCCGAGATAAGCAAAAGATATTGTGCTAATGGTCTTCACAACTTTAGTGTAGAATAGCCACATATCTTTCCTTATCTTCAAGAGTAATTAAATAAATTGAGTAGCCATGTACTTATCCATCTTTACTTGGATTGTACCTTTCCTGCTTCCTGGATGAATAGGAATCTGGGGCCTCTAGAATCATAGAAGTTGTTGTACAGAACAATTTGTGGTCAAGAGCGAAAGCTTTTGAAAATACACAGTTTGGATTGATGCTGTACACACTTCTGAACAAATTGTACCTACAAATTCagcattttttttaatacagATGTACATATAATTTAGGCTGAAATTGTTCTGTGATGTACGTTTATTCATTCTGACGGTTGTACAGGCTCACTGAACCTCTAAATCTTGCAGCCTATAGAAGTTTGTAGGCCAAGGAACATTaaggtggtttttttttttttggggggggggggggggggggaggagaGGAAGGGGGTTGAA carries:
- the LOC113707933 gene encoding phosphatidylinositol N-acetylglucosaminyltransferase subunit C-like; protein product: MEIRTIKGSSSPHRPKWRKIAYGGMQPGFEDNHTDESFLEDMIMNANVVRRNFLRVMLDSVSISEYLCIVALVVLVWTYTLRSTFAEDSLLLLDVSLLGLGFFILLLTAEMLSFNLLLSYLLKISFFITGLYLLSPIYQTLTRSISSDSIWALTAALIILHLFLHDYSGPTVKAPGTVENPTFTSNISLNASIVASLLIASRLPSRLHVFAIVLFSLQVFLFAPLVTYCVRKYSFRLHLFLSFSLMCLTLFFIHSLHRLLFVLFFVILAFVNVVCPYWLIRIQKYKFEINGPWDEAKLCFNITE